The Pirellulales bacterium genomic sequence ACCGGCCCGCAAACCATGCGTCGATGCCGCCGGTTCCAAGAGCGGCCTTTCGCGATTTGTCGCTGCGAGGCGCGATCATGGGAGCAATCTCAGTTGGGGATCCGCGTGCTGTGGCGGCGCTAGCGACGTGGCTGTCTGCCGTGCGAGCGAGCGAAGCGTGTCAAGCGAATCGGCATCGCGCGCCGGTTTGTCGTGCCGCCAGCGGGCCATCCGCGGGAAGCGCACCGCAAGGCCCGCTTTGTGGCGATTGGAAATCTGGACGCCCTCGAAATGAAGTTCAAAAACCAGCCGCGGTTCGACGACTCGCACCGGGCCGAACTTGTCGAGCGTATGCTGCCGCACGAATCGATCGACCTCGCGAATCTCTTCGTCGGTCAGGCCGGAATAGGCCTTGGCGATCGGGACGAGAACTGCGTCGTTCCAAACGCCGAATGTGTAATCCGTATACAAACCGGCGCGGCGGCCATGACCGCGCTGCGCATAGATCAGCACGGCATCGATCGTAAGCGACTGCGACTTCCATTTCCACCACACGCCCTTCGGCCGGCCGACGCCATAAGGCGCCGACCGCCGTTTGAGCATGAGCCCTTCAACGGACCGCGATCTTGCTTCGGAATGCAACGCCGCCAGAGCGTCCCAGCCGTCGAATTCGACGATGCTCGATAACTGAAATCGTTCGTGCGGCGGCAAGCGCGACGCCAGTTCTTCCAAGCATCGCCGACGCTCGAAAAGTGGCCGACAGCGAATGTCTTCGCCGCTGGATTCCAACAGATCGTAAGCCATGAACGCCACCGGCGCAGCGGCGCATAACTGCGCGCTGACGGTCTTGCGACCGATCCGGCGTTGGAGCACTGCGAACGATAGCGGGCGACCGTCGCGCCAAGCAAGAATTTCGCCATCAAGGACGGTGCCATCCGGCAGCAGCCGGCCAATTTCAAGCACCTCCGGGAATCGATCGGTCAGCAATTCCTCGCCTCGCGACCAGATCAGCACTTCTCCTTGCCGGCGAAGCAATTGGGCACGTATTCCGTCCCATTTCCATTCGACCTGCCATTCGTCGGCGTCTCCCAGGTCGGAAAGCGGCGACTCCAACGGATGGGCGAGAAAGAACGGGTAGGGCCGACCGGGCGTGGCATGGCCTTCGCCGCCGATCAATCGCTGGTAATCGGCGCTTGTCGGCTCCCAATTTCCCATCACGCGATGGGCCATTTCCGCGACGGCTACGTTCGCGACCGCCGACAATGCTCGCACAACCAACGTTCGGGCCACGCCGATCCGCAGTTCGCCGAGAATCAGTTTGTGCCACACCAGTCGCT encodes the following:
- a CDS encoding ATP-dependent DNA ligase, whose amino-acid sequence is MRRFTKLFYELDATTRTLEKVRALESYFAAAEPADAAWALFFLTGRRIKRAITTRLLRAWIAQAARIPLWLVEECYDAVGDLSETLALLLPDVEEPNASGFAENSLGNGQGTNLPLHRLVEERVLPIRTHDTAGQHDLVVRTWHELNAAQRLVWHKLILGELRIGVARTLVVRALSAVANVAVAEMAHRVMGNWEPTSADYQRLIGGEGHATPGRPYPFFLAHPLESPLSDLGDADEWQVEWKWDGIRAQLLRRQGEVLIWSRGEELLTDRFPEVLEIGRLLPDGTVLDGEILAWRDGRPLSFAVLQRRIGRKTVSAQLCAAAPVAFMAYDLLESSGEDIRCRPLFERRRCLEELASRLPPHERFQLSSIVEFDGWDALAALHSEARSRSVEGLMLKRRSAPYGVGRPKGVWWKWKSQSLTIDAVLIYAQRGHGRRAGLYTDYTFGVWNDAVLVPIAKAYSGLTDEEIREVDRFVRQHTLDKFGPVRVVEPRLVFELHFEGVQISNRHKAGLAVRFPRMARWRHDKPARDADSLDTLRSLARQTATSLAPPQHADPQLRLLP